One genomic segment of Paenibacillus xylanexedens includes these proteins:
- a CDS encoding Dps family protein, with translation MATKNKTDQAKSVEQVLNRQVANLNVLYVKIHNYHWYVKGPNFFTLHVKFEEFYNEVTVQMDEIAERILTLKGSPAATMKEYLELSSIQEAAGGEDAKTMVQNLIEDFATLSNEYQEGIEVADAAEDQPTSDMLTGFKADLEKHMWMLRSFLG, from the coding sequence ATGGCTACAAAAAACAAAACAGATCAAGCAAAATCGGTGGAACAAGTACTTAATCGTCAGGTAGCTAACCTGAACGTATTGTATGTTAAAATCCATAACTATCACTGGTACGTTAAAGGACCTAACTTCTTCACGTTGCATGTGAAATTCGAAGAGTTCTACAACGAAGTTACAGTACAAATGGATGAAATCGCAGAGCGTATCCTTACGCTGAAAGGTAGCCCGGCGGCTACAATGAAAGAGTATCTGGAGCTTTCTTCTATCCAGGAAGCAGCAGGCGGAGAAGACGCAAAAACAATGGTGCAAAACCTGATCGAGGACTTCGCTACACTTTCGAATGAATATCAGGAAGGTATCGAAGTTGCAGATGCAGCTGAAGATCAACCAACATCCGATATGCTGACAGGTTTCAAGGCTGACCTGGAGAAACACATGTGGATGCTTCGCTCTTTCCTGGGTTAA
- the sufB gene encoding Fe-S cluster assembly protein SufB, producing the protein MAKKAPEMEEYKYGFRDEHKSIFQTGKGLTAEVVTEISKIKNEPEWMLEFRLKSLKQFEKMPMPKWGGDLDGLDFNEIQYYVRASEKQGKTWEEVPSEIKETFDKLGIPEAEQKFLAGVSAQYESEVVYHNMQKELEDQGVIFMDTDTALREHPEILREYFATVIPPADNKFAALNSAVWSGGSFIYVPKGVKCEVPLQAYFRINSENMGQFERTLIIADEDSFVHYVEGCTAPIYSTNSLHSAVVEIICKKNARVRYTTIQNWAPNIYNLVTKRAVAEENATMEWVDGNIGSKLTMKYPAVVLKGRGAKGSVLSIAVAGKNQHQDAGAKMIHLAPDTTSTIVSKSISKHGGKVTYRGLASFGRQAEGAKSNIKCDTLILDNESTSDTIPYNEIMNDNIMLEHEATVSKVSEDQLFYLMSRGLTDAEATQMIIMGFIEPFTKELPMEYAVEMNRLIKFEMEGSIG; encoded by the coding sequence ATGGCTAAAAAAGCACCAGAAATGGAAGAGTACAAATATGGTTTTCGCGACGAGCACAAATCCATCTTTCAAACCGGTAAAGGTCTGACTGCAGAAGTGGTTACCGAGATTTCCAAGATTAAGAATGAACCGGAATGGATGTTGGAATTCCGTTTGAAATCCTTGAAACAATTCGAAAAGATGCCAATGCCGAAATGGGGCGGAGATCTCGACGGATTGGATTTCAATGAAATTCAGTATTATGTACGTGCTTCTGAAAAACAAGGTAAAACATGGGAGGAAGTTCCTTCCGAAATCAAGGAAACCTTTGATAAATTGGGTATCCCTGAAGCAGAGCAAAAGTTCCTTGCAGGTGTATCGGCTCAGTATGAGTCCGAGGTTGTATACCACAATATGCAAAAGGAATTGGAAGACCAAGGTGTAATCTTCATGGATACGGATACGGCTCTCAGAGAGCATCCGGAAATCCTGCGTGAATATTTTGCAACGGTTATTCCACCAGCAGATAATAAATTTGCTGCTTTGAATAGTGCGGTATGGTCCGGAGGAAGCTTTATATACGTGCCTAAGGGTGTTAAATGTGAAGTACCTCTGCAAGCCTACTTCCGGATTAACTCCGAGAATATGGGACAATTCGAGCGTACACTCATCATTGCGGACGAAGACAGCTTCGTTCACTATGTAGAGGGATGTACAGCTCCAATCTATAGCACGAACTCACTGCACAGTGCGGTTGTTGAGATCATCTGTAAGAAAAATGCTCGTGTTCGTTACACAACGATTCAAAACTGGGCACCAAACATCTACAACCTCGTTACGAAACGTGCGGTTGCTGAAGAAAATGCAACGATGGAATGGGTCGATGGTAACATCGGTTCCAAACTGACAATGAAATATCCTGCGGTTGTATTGAAAGGCCGTGGAGCTAAAGGTTCCGTACTCTCCATCGCTGTAGCTGGTAAAAACCAGCATCAGGATGCAGGTGCGAAAATGATCCACTTGGCTCCGGATACAACATCTACGATCGTATCCAAATCCATCAGTAAACATGGTGGTAAAGTAACGTACCGTGGTTTGGCTTCCTTTGGACGTCAAGCTGAGGGCGCGAAATCCAACATCAAGTGTGATACACTCATTCTCGATAATGAGTCCACATCGGATACAATTCCTTACAATGAAATCATGAATGATAACATCATGCTGGAGCATGAAGCTACAGTATCTAAAGTGTCCGAGGATCAACTCTTCTATCTGATGAGCCGTGGTCTGACGGATGCAGAAGCAACACAGATGATTATCATGGGCTTCATTGAGCCATTCACGAAGGAATTGCCAATGGAATACGCTGTTGAGATGAATAGATTGATCAAATTCGAAATGGAGGGCTCCATTGGTTAA
- a CDS encoding YunC family protein: MVTMEPIVVGEHVLVGVEVKLPKTTLLTINTSKGYIMCGALDVGLLNEKLGDRKIIAARAVGVRTLEQLLHAPMESVTTEAEAMGITVGMTGVEALLKMI; the protein is encoded by the coding sequence ATGGTGACGATGGAGCCCATTGTAGTTGGAGAGCATGTATTGGTAGGGGTAGAAGTCAAGCTGCCCAAAACAACGTTGTTGACCATTAACACATCCAAAGGATATATCATGTGCGGAGCACTCGACGTGGGATTACTTAATGAGAAGCTCGGGGATCGCAAAATTATTGCGGCTCGGGCGGTTGGTGTGCGTACACTGGAGCAGCTGCTGCATGCACCTATGGAGTCGGTGACAACAGAAGCCGAGGCCATGGGCATTACGGTTGGCATGACGGGTGTAGAGGCTTTGTTGAAAATGATCTAA
- the sufD gene encoding Fe-S cluster assembly protein SufD, with translation MTTQTILPVESEALRALSESNNEPGWLTEQRLEALKLASGLALPKLEKQKIERWNVSEYGTYKTSEAISSLTEVPASIKDLVQDQAEGSLVIQRNSGTVYSKVSADLAAKGVIFTDLATAVREHGDLVKQYLNTAVKADEHSLAALHAALWNGGVFLYVPKNVEIEVPLQAVLLTDDASATFAPHVLVVAEANSSVTYVDNYVSGELSAPVFHNGVVEVFAKSGAKVRFASVHQLSVNVTDVSFRRAVLENDASIEWIVGEMNNGDTASNTMTVLKGNGSSSDSKVIAVGSGSQKINYTTEARHFGKNTPSQMITRAVMREEASAIINGITKIEKGATKADGQQTEKVLMLSPKARGDANPILLIDEDDVTAGHAASVGQVNAEQIHYLMSRGINRTDAERLIIYGFLAPVVADIPLEALRTQLQSLIEKKLGQ, from the coding sequence ATGACTACACAAACAATTCTTCCGGTTGAATCTGAAGCGCTTCGCGCCTTGTCGGAAAGCAACAATGAACCCGGCTGGTTGACCGAACAGCGGCTTGAAGCTTTAAAGCTTGCGAGCGGGCTTGCGCTTCCTAAACTGGAAAAACAAAAAATCGAACGCTGGAATGTCAGCGAGTACGGAACATATAAAACAAGTGAAGCCATTTCTTCTTTGACAGAAGTACCTGCTTCTATCAAAGATCTGGTTCAGGATCAAGCTGAAGGCAGTCTGGTTATCCAGCGCAATTCCGGTACGGTATACTCCAAGGTGTCTGCTGATCTGGCAGCAAAAGGAGTTATCTTCACGGATCTGGCTACAGCGGTTCGCGAACATGGCGATCTGGTAAAACAATATCTGAACACAGCAGTGAAAGCGGATGAGCATTCCCTCGCTGCTTTGCATGCGGCACTTTGGAATGGCGGGGTCTTCCTGTATGTTCCGAAAAATGTCGAAATCGAAGTACCACTGCAAGCAGTGTTGCTTACGGACGACGCATCTGCAACGTTTGCACCTCACGTGCTTGTAGTTGCAGAAGCAAACAGTTCAGTAACTTATGTTGATAACTATGTATCTGGCGAATTGTCCGCACCTGTTTTCCATAATGGTGTTGTGGAAGTATTCGCAAAATCCGGTGCTAAAGTACGTTTCGCATCGGTTCATCAACTGAGTGTGAATGTAACTGATGTTTCATTCCGTCGTGCAGTGTTGGAGAATGATGCTTCCATCGAGTGGATTGTAGGCGAAATGAACAATGGCGACACAGCGAGCAACACGATGACCGTGCTGAAAGGCAATGGATCAAGTTCTGATTCCAAAGTCATCGCTGTAGGTTCCGGTTCGCAGAAAATCAACTACACCACAGAAGCTCGTCACTTCGGCAAGAATACACCAAGTCAGATGATTACACGTGCAGTTATGCGTGAAGAAGCTTCTGCAATCATCAACGGCATCACGAAGATTGAGAAAGGCGCTACCAAAGCCGATGGACAGCAGACAGAGAAAGTGTTGATGCTGAGCCCTAAAGCACGTGGAGACGCCAATCCAATCCTTCTTATTGACGAGGATGATGTAACAGCAGGTCACGCGGCTTCTGTTGGTCAAGTCAATGCTGAGCAGATTCATTACTTGATGTCGCGCGGAATTAACCGTACGGATGCCGAACGCCTGATCATCTATGGCTTCCTGGCTCCGGTGGTGGCGGATATTCCTCTGGAAGCACTGCGCACCCAATTGCAGTCCCTGATTGAGAAGAAGCTGGGACAATGA
- the sufC gene encoding Fe-S cluster assembly ATPase SufC, whose amino-acid sequence MATNFVIEGLKATIEGKEILKGINLEMKGGEIHAIMGPNGTGKSTLASALMGHPKYEVTDGTITLDGEDVLDMAVDERARAGLFLAMQYPSEIAGVTNSDFLRSAINARRGEGNEISLIKFIRQMEGKMKELDMNPEFAHRYLNEGFSGGEKKRNEILQMMLLDPKIVVLDEIDSGLDIDALKIVADGVNAMKSEDRGFLIITHYQRLLNYITPDYVHVMMQGRIVKSGGPELAHRLEAEGYDWVKAELGITDETVGQEA is encoded by the coding sequence ATGGCTACGAATTTCGTCATTGAAGGTCTGAAAGCGACGATCGAAGGTAAGGAAATCCTGAAAGGCATCAACCTGGAAATGAAAGGTGGAGAAATCCACGCAATCATGGGTCCGAACGGAACAGGTAAATCCACTCTGGCTTCTGCATTGATGGGGCACCCGAAATATGAAGTAACAGACGGTACAATTACACTTGATGGTGAAGATGTATTGGATATGGCTGTAGATGAGCGCGCACGTGCAGGTCTCTTCCTGGCTATGCAATACCCAAGTGAAATTGCAGGTGTTACGAACTCCGACTTCTTGCGTAGTGCAATTAACGCACGTCGTGGCGAAGGTAACGAGATCTCCCTGATCAAGTTCATTCGTCAAATGGAAGGTAAAATGAAAGAACTCGACATGAACCCTGAGTTCGCTCACCGTTACCTGAATGAAGGTTTCTCCGGTGGTGAGAAAAAACGTAACGAGATTCTGCAAATGATGCTGCTTGATCCAAAAATCGTAGTACTTGATGAAATTGACTCCGGTCTGGACATCGATGCTTTGAAAATCGTGGCTGACGGTGTGAACGCTATGAAGAGCGAAGATCGTGGCTTCCTGATCATCACTCACTACCAACGTCTGTTGAACTACATTACGCCTGACTATGTTCACGTAATGATGCAAGGTCGTATCGTGAAATCCGGCGGACCTGAATTGGCTCACCGTCTGGAAGCTGAAGGATATGACTGGGTAAAGGCAGAGCTGGGAATTACAGACGAAACTGTAGGCCAAGAAGCGTAA
- a CDS encoding DUF1802 family protein, with amino-acid sequence MLEPTIPALKEWASAIKALETGRQIMVMRKGGIVEETRHFELKSPAFYLYPTYEHQRKELIKSSDQSYVEESLAEWVPEASTIRITAYAEVTQDLEIRDQEMLDRLLDFHMWTADFAEDRLKWKRKDPLHVLILRVYLLKEPMEIPVLPEYNGCRSWISIPNGPVPREMTPVVDVADFAEQVQKINEMLKL; translated from the coding sequence ATGTTAGAACCGACGATACCGGCTTTAAAAGAATGGGCTTCTGCAATCAAAGCGCTGGAAACGGGTCGCCAGATTATGGTGATGCGTAAAGGCGGGATTGTAGAGGAAACCCGACATTTTGAGCTGAAAAGTCCGGCGTTTTACCTGTATCCGACTTATGAACATCAGCGTAAAGAACTGATTAAGTCCTCGGATCAATCCTATGTTGAAGAATCACTGGCCGAATGGGTGCCCGAAGCTTCGACAATCCGTATTACTGCATATGCCGAAGTAACGCAGGATCTGGAGATACGAGATCAGGAGATGCTGGATCGACTTCTTGACTTTCATATGTGGACAGCGGATTTTGCCGAAGACCGTTTGAAATGGAAACGGAAAGATCCGCTCCATGTATTGATTTTACGTGTGTACCTTTTGAAAGAACCGATGGAAATCCCCGTACTGCCTGAATATAACGGTTGTCGTTCATGGATTTCTATTCCGAATGGTCCAGTGCCGCGCGAAATGACGCCGGTGGTGGACGTTGCGGATTTTGCCGAACAGGTACAGAAGATTAACGAGATGCTCAAATTGTAA
- the mtnA gene encoding S-methyl-5-thioribose-1-phosphate isomerase, translated as MTTPEYQPLSSLIWKKDKLEMLDQRLLPETILMLKLYTPEEVWESIHSMKVRGAPAIGIAAAFGVVLGAKSYDGTTVQGWLDHVKSICAHLATSRPTAVNLFWALDRMMQKANEVVESGLSLDEGNDALEVEALLIQKEDEEVCRMIGENALPLFEDGMGVLTHCNAGGLATAKYGTATAPMYLAQERGIHLKVFADETRPVLQGARLTAFELQQAGIDVTLLCDNMAGMVMSKGWIQAVIVGTDRVAANGDVANKIGTYSVAVLAKAHNIPFYVASPLSTIDLSTPSGDLIPIEERAAEEVTEGFGKRTAPQGVKVYNPAFDVTPNEYVTAIITEKGVVRAPFQENIAALFAKEEV; from the coding sequence ATGACAACCCCTGAATATCAGCCTCTGTCCTCTCTCATCTGGAAAAAGGACAAGCTTGAAATGCTTGACCAGCGTCTGTTGCCCGAAACGATCCTCATGTTGAAACTGTATACACCCGAGGAAGTATGGGAATCCATCCACTCCATGAAAGTACGCGGTGCTCCGGCGATTGGTATTGCTGCTGCATTTGGTGTTGTATTGGGTGCCAAATCATATGACGGAACAACCGTTCAAGGTTGGTTGGACCACGTAAAATCCATATGTGCTCATCTGGCTACTTCCCGTCCTACAGCGGTGAACCTTTTCTGGGCACTGGATCGCATGATGCAAAAAGCAAATGAGGTCGTTGAATCCGGACTGAGTCTGGATGAGGGCAATGATGCTCTTGAAGTAGAAGCTCTGTTGATTCAGAAAGAAGACGAAGAAGTATGCCGCATGATCGGCGAGAATGCACTGCCTTTGTTCGAAGATGGTATGGGTGTACTTACTCACTGTAACGCAGGTGGACTGGCTACTGCGAAATATGGTACGGCAACTGCTCCAATGTATCTTGCACAGGAACGTGGCATTCACCTGAAAGTATTTGCAGACGAAACTCGTCCTGTACTTCAGGGTGCGCGCCTGACTGCATTTGAGTTACAGCAAGCCGGCATTGACGTTACGCTGCTATGTGATAACATGGCAGGCATGGTGATGTCCAAAGGCTGGATTCAAGCTGTTATCGTCGGAACGGATCGTGTTGCAGCGAATGGAGACGTAGCTAACAAAATCGGAACATACAGCGTGGCTGTACTTGCCAAAGCTCATAATATTCCGTTCTATGTGGCTAGCCCATTGTCAACCATCGACTTATCTACTCCATCCGGGGACCTCATTCCAATTGAGGAACGTGCTGCGGAGGAAGTGACCGAAGGATTTGGTAAACGTACAGCACCGCAAGGTGTTAAAGTATACAATCCAGCATTTGACGTAACGCCTAACGAATATGTAACAGCTATTATCACGGAAAAAGGCGTTGTTCGCGCACCTTTCCAAGAAAATATTGCTGCCTTGTTCGCGAAGGAAGAAGTTTAA
- a CDS encoding cysteine desulfurase — MNPSIREQFPILHQEINGHPLVYLDSAATSQKPHAVIEAVKHYYEFENSNVHRGVHTLGSRATDAYEGAREKVAKFINARRTQEIIFTRGTTTALNLVASSYARANCKEGDEIVITQMEHHSNLIPWQQVAKETGATLKYIPLQPDGHIELADVENTITNNTKIVAIAYVSNVMGLIHPVKQIAEIAHRNGAVIVVDGAQSTPHMKVDVQDLDCDFYALSGHKMCGPTGIGALYGKKALLESMEPIEFGGEMIDDVGLYESNWKELPWKFEGGTPIIAGAVGLGAAIDFLEQIGMDEIAHHESVLAAYATERLSEIDGLTIYGPAKRHVGVVTFNLGDVHPHDVATVLDASGVAIRAGHHCCQPLMRWLEVSSTARASFYLYNNEQDVDRLVSALIQTKEYFGDAT; from the coding sequence ATGAACCCGTCCATTCGCGAGCAGTTCCCGATCCTCCACCAGGAAATCAACGGACACCCGCTCGTATATTTAGATAGTGCTGCAACTTCACAGAAGCCTCATGCTGTGATTGAAGCAGTCAAACATTATTATGAGTTTGAGAACTCCAACGTACACCGTGGTGTTCATACCCTTGGAAGCCGTGCAACTGACGCCTATGAAGGCGCACGTGAGAAGGTAGCCAAGTTTATCAATGCCCGCCGTACACAGGAGATTATCTTTACCCGCGGGACAACGACAGCCCTCAATCTGGTGGCTTCATCGTACGCCCGCGCCAATTGCAAAGAAGGCGATGAAATTGTTATCACGCAAATGGAGCACCATAGTAATCTGATTCCTTGGCAGCAAGTTGCCAAGGAGACAGGTGCAACATTGAAATACATTCCGCTTCAGCCTGACGGTCATATTGAATTGGCTGATGTAGAGAATACGATTACGAACAATACTAAAATTGTAGCAATCGCTTATGTATCCAATGTTATGGGTCTGATCCATCCTGTGAAACAAATTGCTGAAATTGCACACCGCAATGGTGCTGTCATCGTTGTTGATGGCGCACAAAGCACACCTCACATGAAGGTGGACGTTCAGGATCTGGACTGTGATTTCTATGCATTATCCGGTCATAAAATGTGCGGACCAACCGGAATCGGTGCACTCTACGGCAAAAAGGCGCTGCTGGAGTCCATGGAACCCATTGAGTTCGGTGGTGAAATGATTGATGATGTGGGTCTGTACGAATCCAACTGGAAAGAGCTTCCCTGGAAGTTCGAAGGCGGAACCCCGATTATTGCAGGTGCGGTAGGTTTGGGAGCTGCCATTGATTTTCTGGAGCAGATTGGTATGGATGAAATTGCACATCATGAAAGTGTGCTGGCAGCTTATGCAACGGAACGTCTATCCGAAATTGATGGGTTAACGATCTATGGCCCAGCCAAGCGGCATGTGGGTGTCGTTACCTTTAACCTGGGTGATGTTCATCCGCATGATGTGGCAACCGTGCTGGATGCGAGTGGCGTAGCCATTCGTGCCGGACACCATTGCTGTCAACCGCTAATGCGCTGGCTTGAAGTTAGCTCAACAGCTCGTGCCAGCTTCTATCTATACAATAACGAACAAGATGTAGATCGGCTTGTCAGCGCCTTAATCCAGACAAAGGAGTATTTTGGCGATGCAACTTGA
- the sufU gene encoding Fe-S cluster assembly sulfur transfer protein SufU — MQLDDLYRRVIMDHYKNPRNRGTFDNDAVTVNLNNPTCGDRISLQILLKDGIVQEAKYTGEGCSISMSSASMMTEAVKGKTMEQALDIANRFSSLMKGEEVDFDDYEDLEALSGVNKFPARIKCATLAWNALRKGIDEENKVQ, encoded by the coding sequence ATGCAACTTGATGATCTGTACAGACGTGTTATAATGGACCACTACAAAAACCCGCGTAACCGCGGAACATTTGATAATGACGCTGTCACGGTGAATTTGAACAATCCAACGTGCGGCGACCGGATTTCACTGCAAATTTTGCTGAAAGACGGAATCGTCCAGGAAGCCAAATATACGGGTGAAGGCTGCTCCATCAGCATGTCCTCTGCATCGATGATGACAGAGGCCGTCAAAGGCAAAACGATGGAACAGGCACTCGATATCGCTAACCGTTTTTCCTCACTGATGAAAGGTGAAGAAGTCGATTTCGACGATTATGAAGATCTCGAAGCCCTATCCGGTGTGAACAAGTTCCCTGCACGCATCAAATGTGCCACTCTGGCCTGGAATGCATTACGCAAAGGGATTGACGAAGAGAACAAAGTACAATAA
- the mtnK gene encoding S-methyl-5-thioribose kinase, with translation MSQYRPFTPQDAIELAKTLPGPFAADANLDCHEIGDGNLNLVFHITDQNSDKSIIVKQALPYAKVVGESWPLSLIRARIEREILQEEHRLCPGMVPEVYHYDDDLALTVMEDLSDHVIMRKGLIEGVSYPLFAQHIGEFMARTLFFTSDLGMDQQLKKEQQGRFINPDQCKITEDLIFDEPYRIAEKNNYDVSIEDEAEALRTDGELHLEVALLREKFLTHGQALLHGDLHTGSIFVTPESTKVIDPEFAYYGPMGFDVGAVLANLLLNYASLPGWIQDETALHERETLLLKMVRDVWTEFESRFRALWVNDLVDPMAKTAGYQDLYVQQLFRDSIGFAGAKMVRRIVGLAHVADIDTIPNATEREHAQRKALSIGKALIKNNRRLNTIGEVLDIVSTAVTTTKA, from the coding sequence TTGTCCCAATATCGCCCGTTTACCCCCCAGGATGCAATTGAACTGGCCAAAACATTACCGGGTCCATTTGCGGCAGATGCAAATCTGGATTGTCACGAGATCGGCGACGGCAATCTGAATTTGGTTTTCCACATCACGGATCAGAACTCCGATAAAAGTATCATTGTCAAACAGGCGCTTCCTTATGCGAAAGTGGTTGGAGAATCATGGCCACTCTCCCTGATACGTGCCCGCATTGAACGTGAGATTCTTCAGGAAGAACATCGTCTGTGTCCAGGGATGGTACCCGAAGTGTATCATTACGATGATGACCTTGCGTTAACGGTTATGGAAGATCTGAGTGATCATGTGATCATGCGCAAAGGCCTGATCGAAGGTGTTTCCTATCCTCTTTTTGCACAGCATATCGGGGAATTCATGGCAAGAACGCTGTTCTTCACATCCGACTTGGGCATGGATCAGCAATTGAAGAAGGAACAACAGGGCAGATTCATTAATCCGGACCAATGCAAAATAACGGAGGATCTGATCTTTGATGAACCCTACCGGATCGCCGAGAAAAATAATTATGATGTTTCCATTGAGGACGAGGCTGAAGCCCTTCGCACAGATGGAGAACTTCACCTTGAAGTGGCCTTGCTGCGGGAAAAATTCCTGACACATGGGCAGGCACTGCTTCATGGAGATCTGCATACAGGCAGTATTTTTGTTACACCTGAATCAACCAAGGTCATCGATCCCGAATTTGCATATTACGGCCCCATGGGATTTGATGTCGGTGCAGTCCTTGCGAACCTGCTCTTGAATTACGCATCCCTGCCAGGATGGATTCAGGATGAGACTGCTTTGCATGAACGTGAGACGCTTTTGCTGAAAATGGTTCGTGATGTATGGACTGAATTCGAATCTCGTTTCCGTGCCCTCTGGGTTAACGACCTCGTTGATCCGATGGCAAAAACTGCAGGCTATCAGGATCTGTATGTGCAACAATTGTTTAGAGATTCGATCGGCTTCGCAGGTGCCAAGATGGTTCGTCGTATCGTGGGACTTGCTCACGTGGCGGATATAGATACCATTCCAAATGCGACTGAACGTGAACATGCTCAGCGTAAAGCGTTGTCCATTGGTAAAGCATTGATCAAGAACAATCGTCGCTTAAATACCATCGGCGAAGTACTGGATATTGTATCCACAGCTGTTACTACTACTAAGGCTTAA
- a CDS encoding DUF423 domain-containing protein: protein MQRRWMMLGAVMTMLSVAIGAFGAHMLKDTIGPAAIATYETGVQYHMIHALALLIIGLTAGQLGASTKLKWAARLLFIGIIVFSGSLYVLSISGIKILGAITPIGGVAFIAGWLLLALDVWQRGKDRS, encoded by the coding sequence ATGCAACGTAGATGGATGATGCTTGGAGCTGTAATGACCATGCTGTCGGTGGCAATTGGTGCGTTTGGTGCTCACATGCTCAAGGATACGATTGGACCGGCGGCCATAGCTACATATGAGACGGGTGTGCAATATCACATGATTCATGCATTGGCCTTGCTCATTATTGGCTTGACGGCTGGTCAACTTGGAGCATCGACAAAACTGAAGTGGGCAGCGCGTCTGTTGTTTATCGGAATTATCGTGTTCTCAGGCAGCTTGTATGTGCTTAGTATTTCTGGCATCAAGATTCTGGGTGCCATCACACCGATTGGTGGGGTAGCCTTCATTGCCGGATGGTTGTTATTGGCATTAGATGTATGGCAGCGAGGTAAGGATCGCTCCTGA
- a CDS encoding jacalin-like lectin: MMRRSIVKKGAALVLSAVVAFTSSPLFLSTASATEGGSVSGSFNVLSYNVSGLPELVSSSNPKEYTVQISPKLNDYDIINVQEDFNYHNELISQVTLPYLTTTSGIAGFGSGLNSLSKYPFRDLKRITWDKRSGVFDNGSDELTPKGFTAATYEITPQVKVDVYNLHADAGSDDKSLEARRDNIRQLSNYIKEHSDGNAVIVFGDTNTRYTRAADNIELLMSENGLRDPWIDLIRGGSIPADGDALMDATNIHGPNYEIVDKILYRGSKALSLNAQSYRLENQTFVDPSGKQLSDHYPITAEFVFNTSSQYQLSSTIGGSGGTGFNDLNHIPESRPSSVVLNSGNRVDGISTLYRDGTNLKHGGQSNIATLNLADGEYLTQATISQGTRNGDKRIFYVELLTNLGNKIEGGQKTSDQIKLEAPAGWYIAGFYGRAGQELDQLGVIYRPLN, encoded by the coding sequence ATGATGCGAAGAAGTATAGTTAAAAAAGGAGCAGCCTTGGTATTGTCTGCTGTTGTTGCCTTTACGAGCTCTCCGTTATTTTTATCAACGGCGAGTGCTACAGAAGGTGGATCGGTATCGGGTTCATTCAACGTACTTAGTTACAATGTAAGTGGCCTTCCGGAGCTGGTATCCAGTTCCAACCCCAAGGAGTACACCGTTCAGATTTCCCCAAAATTAAATGACTATGACATCATTAATGTGCAAGAGGATTTTAATTATCATAATGAGCTGATATCCCAAGTCACTCTGCCGTATTTGACGACAACCAGCGGAATTGCGGGTTTTGGTAGTGGGTTGAACAGTCTGTCCAAATATCCATTCCGTGACTTGAAACGTATTACCTGGGATAAGCGATCTGGTGTTTTTGACAATGGAAGTGATGAATTGACTCCAAAAGGATTTACAGCAGCTACATATGAGATCACACCTCAGGTGAAAGTGGACGTGTACAACTTGCATGCGGACGCAGGTAGCGATGATAAATCGCTTGAAGCCAGACGAGATAATATCAGACAACTCTCCAATTACATCAAGGAGCACTCGGACGGGAACGCGGTTATCGTATTTGGGGATACCAATACACGGTACACCCGTGCCGCTGACAATATAGAGTTGCTCATGTCTGAGAATGGATTAAGAGATCCGTGGATCGATTTGATTCGTGGTGGAAGTATTCCCGCTGATGGGGATGCTCTTATGGATGCAACCAATATACATGGCCCGAACTATGAAATTGTCGACAAAATTTTGTATCGCGGAAGTAAAGCGTTGTCCCTTAATGCACAGAGTTATCGTTTGGAAAATCAAACGTTTGTTGATCCGAGTGGGAAGCAACTCTCCGATCATTATCCGATTACAGCGGAATTCGTGTTCAACACATCTTCTCAGTACCAACTAAGTTCAACAATCGGAGGATCCGGGGGGACCGGGTTTAATGATCTAAATCATATTCCGGAGTCCAGACCTAGCTCAGTGGTGCTTAACTCAGGCAATCGTGTAGACGGTATTTCAACGTTGTACAGGGATGGAACGAATCTGAAACATGGTGGTCAATCAAACATTGCCACACTTAACTTGGCAGACGGAGAGTATCTAACTCAGGCAACCATTAGTCAGGGGACACGAAATGGAGACAAACGGATCTTTTACGTGGAGTTGTTGACCAATCTTGGAAATAAGATTGAAGGCGGACAAAAGACATCGGATCAAATTAAACTTGAAGCACCAGCAGGGTGGTATATAGCCGGATTTTATGGAAGAGCAGGACAGGAATTGGATCAGCTAGGGGTCATATACAGACCTCTGAATTAG